In Nostocoides sp. HKS02, the DNA window GGCGACGGTCACGTCGCCACCCTCGGGGAAGAGCGAGGACAGCTTGTCCAGGTTGACGACCTGGTACTCCACCTTGAACGGGTTCTTGAAGCCACGCAGCTTGGGGAGGCGCATGTGCAGCGGCATGGCGCCACCTTCGAAGCGCTCCGCAACCTGGTAGCGGGCCTTGGTGCCCTTGGTGCCACGGCCAGCGGTCTTGCCCTTGGAGCCCTCACCGCGACCCACTCGGGTCTTCGCGGTCTTGGCGCCCGGGGCGGGACGCAGGTGGTGCAGCTTGAGGGCAGTGCCCTCGCCAGCGGACGCCGCAGCGGCCTTGGTGGCCTTCTTGTCAGCCATGGTCAGTCAACCTCCTCGACGGCCACCAGGTGGGTCACCGTCTTGACCATCCCGCGGATCTCGGGACGGTCCTCCTTGACGACGACGTCGCCAATGCGCTTCAGACCGAGGCTGCGCAGCGTGTCACGCTGGTTCTGCTTGCCGCCGATCTCGGAACGGGTCTGGGTCACCTTGAGACGAGCCATCATGCACCAGCCTTGGCGGCCTCGCGGGCAGCCTCACGACCGGCAGCCTGGGCGCGCAGCATGGCGGCCGGGGCGACTCGGTCGACCGGCAGACCACGACGGGCGGCAACGGCCTCGGGACGCTCGAGGCCCTTGAGGGCCGCGACCGTTGCGTGGACGATGTTGATCGCGTTGTCGGAGCCGAGCGACTTCGACAGCACGTCGTGGATGCCGGCGCACTCGAGCACCGCACGCACCGGACCACCGGCGATGACACCGGTACCAGGGGCGGCGGGACGGAGCATGACGACACCGGCCGCAGCCTCACCCTGGACGGGGTGCGGGATGGTGCCCTGGATGCGCGGGACCTTGAAGAACTCCTTCTTGGCCTCCTCGACACCCTTGGCGATCGCCGCAGGCACTTCCTTGGCCTTGCCGTAGCCGACGCCCACGGTGCCGTCGCCGTCGCCCACCACGACGAGCGCGGTGAAGCTGAAGCGGCGGCCACCCTTGACGACCTTGGCCACGCGGTTGATGGTCACGACGCGCTCGACGTAGGCGCTCTTCTCGGCCTGGTCGCGGCCGCCCTCACGGCGGTTGTCGCGACCGCCTCGGCGGTCGTTGCGGTCGCCGCCGGAACGGGCGTCGCCGCCGCCGACGGGTCCAGTGCCTCGACGCTGGGGTCCGGGCATCAGATGTTCCTCATCTCGAATGGTGCAGTCACGGTCATGCGGAAGTCGTAGCCACTCACAGAGCCAGCCCACCCTCGCGGGCGCCCTCGGCGATGGCGGCGATGCGGCCGTGGTACTTGTTGCCGCCGCGGTCGAACACGACCGCCTCGACACCAGCACTCTTGGCACGCTCGGCGAGCAGCTCGCCCACCTTGCGGGCCTTCGCGGTCTTGTCGCCCTCGAAGGAACGCAGGTCAGCCTCCATGGTGGACGCCGACGCGACGGTCTTGCCGATCGTGTCATCCACGATCTGCACGAACACGTGGCGGCTCGAGCGCGACACGACCAGGCGTGGACGCGCGGTGGTGCCGGCGACCTTCTTGCGCAGGCGCAGGTGGCGACGTCCGCGAGCTGCGGACTTCCCCTTGGCGCGCTTGATGATCATTGCCATGGCTTACTTACCAGCCTTTCCGACCTTGCGACGGATCTGCTCGCCCGCATAGCGAACGCCCTTGCCCTTGTACGGGTCGGGCTTGCGCAGCTTGCGGATGTTCGCGGCGACCTCGCCGACCAGCTGCTTGTCGATGCCCTGGACCGCGAAGCGGGTGGGGTTCTCGACAGCGAAGGAGATGCCCTCGGGGGCCTGCACGGTGATCGAGTGGCTGTAGCCGAGCGCGAACTCGAGGTTCCCGTCCTTGTTGGCCACGCGGTAACCCGTGCCGTGGATCTCCATCTTCTTCTCGTAGCCCTCGGTGACCCCGAGGACCATGTTGTTGATGAGCGAGCGGGTCAGGCCGTGCAGGGCACGGGACTGCCGCTCGTCATTGGGGCGCTTGACCTCGAGGGCGCCGTCACCCTGGGCGACGGTGATGGGCTCGGCCACCACGTGGCTGAGCTCGCCCTTGGGTCCCTTCACCGTGACGGCCTGGCCGTCGATGGTGATGTCGACACCGCTGGGGATGGCAACGGGAAGTCGTCCGATACGCGACATGTCGAATCCCCTTACCAGACGTAGGCGAGGACTTCCCCGCCCACGCCCTTGGCTTTGGCCTGGCGGTCCGTGAGGAGACCAGACGAGGTGGAAAGGATGGCCACACCGAGCCCGCCGAGCACCTTGGGAAGGTTCGTCGACTTGGCGTAGACACGCAGACCGGGCTTGGAGACACGGCGCACGCCAGCGATGGAGCGCTCGCGGTTGGGGCCGTACTTGAGCTCCACGGTCAGCGTCTTGCCGACCTCGGCGTCCTCAACGGTCCAACCGGCGATGTACCCCTCGGCCTGCAGGATCTCGGCGATGTGGGACTTCAGCTTGGAAAACGGCATGGAGACTGCGTCGTGGTGCGCCGAGTTGGCGTTCCGGACGCGGGTCAGCATGTCCGCAATCGGGTCAGTCATGGTCATGGGCTTCTCCGCCCTCTCTCACCGTGGTTTCACTGCCGATGCAGCGACCTGCGATGTAGAAGATCAAATGGTGGGTTGTGGTCTTACCAGGAGCTCTTGGTGACACCGGGCAGCTCGCCGCGGTGAGCCATCTCGCGCACGCAGATACGGCACAGGCCGAACTTGCGGTACACCGAGTGGGGACGTCCGCAGCGCTGGCAGCGGGTGTAGCCGCGCACCTTGAACTTCGGCTTCTTGTTGGCCTTGTTGACCAGGGCGGTCTTCGCCATGTCAGTTCTCCTTGAAGGGGAAGCCGAGCGCCTTCAGCAGTGCGCGGCCCTCGTCGTCGTTGGTGGCAGTGGTCACCACAGTGATGTCCATGCCACGCACGCGGTCGATCCGGTCCTGGTCGATCTCGTGGAACATCGACTGCTCGGTGAGACCGAAGGTGTAGTTGCCCTTGCCATCGAACTGCTTGGGCGACAGACCACGGAAGTCACGGATACGCGGCAGCGCCACGGACACCAGACGGTCCAGGAACTCCCACATCCGGTCGCCGCGCAGCGTGGTGTGCGCACCAATCGGCATACCCTCGCGCAGCTTGAACTGGGCGATCGACTTGCGGGCCTTGGTGACCAGCGGCTTCTGACCGGTGATGGCCGACAGGTCGCGGATCGCGCCCTCGATGAGCTTGGCGTCCTTGGCGGCGTCACCGACACCCATGTTCACGACGACCTTGACGACGCCAGGCACCTGCATGACGTTCTCGTAGCCGAACTGCTCCAGCAGCTGACCCTTGATCTCGTCGGCGTAGCGCGTCTTGAGACGGGGCGTCGACGTAACGGTTGCGGTTTCGGTCATCTCTCTCACAGGTCCTTGCCCGAGCGGACCGCCACGCGGGTGCGGGTGGTCTTCTCGCGGCCATTGCGCTCGACGGTCTCGACGCGGGTCTTGACGCGGGTCGGCTTCTTGTCGGACGGGTCGACGATCGCCACGTTGCTCACGTGGATCGCGGCCTCCTGGACGACCAGGCCACCGGTGCGGCTACCGCGAGCGGTCTGGCCGGCCTTGGTGTGCCGGGTCACCCGGTTGACGCCCTCGACGAGCACGCGCTCGGTCTCGGTGTAGACCGCGATGACCTTGCCCTGCTTGGCCTTGTCCTTGCCCGTGAGGACCTGGACGAGGTCGCCCTTCTTGATCTTCATCTTCTTCGCAGCCATGACTCAGAGCACCTCCGGCGCGAGCGAAATGATCTTCATGAACTTCTTCTCACGCAGCTCACGACCAACCGGGCCGAAGATACGGGTGCCACGAGGGTCACCGTCACCCTTGAGGATGACCGCGGCGTTCTCGTCGAACTTGATGTAGCTGCCGTCGGGGCGACGACGCTCCTTGGTCGTGCGCACGATGACCGCCTTGACGACATCGCCCTTCTTGACGTTGCCGCCGGGGATGGCGTCCTTGACTGCGGCGACGATCACGTCACCGATGCCGGCGTAACGACGACCCGAGCCACCGAGAACACGGATGCAAAGGATTTCCTTGGCACCGGTGTTGTCGGCGACGCGCAGTCGCGACTCCTGCTGGATCACTGTCTAACTCCTACTCGTCGTGCTGGTTCTCACCCCGTGGGCGAGCCTGGCCGAACTGACTGGATTGCCTTGAAAGGCAGAGGCTTACTTGGCCTTCTCGAGGATCTCGACCACGCGCCAGCGCTTGCTGGCGGACAGCGGCCGGGTCTCCATGATCAGGACGCGGTCGCCGATGCCGGCGGCGTTCTGCTCGTCGTGGGCCTTGACCTTGCTGGAGCGACGCATGACCTTGCCGTAGAGCGCGTGCTTGACGCGGTCCTCGACCTCGACCACAACGGTCTTGTCCATCTTGTCGCTGACCACGTAACCCTGACGGGTCTTGCGGTCGTTGCGCTCAGCAGCCGTCACGGCCTCTTCCTTCACGTGCTTGCTCATGCCGACTTCTCCGTGCTCGTGGTGGTCCCACCGATGCCCAGCTCGCGCTCGCGCAGCTCGGTGTAGATGCGAGCGATGTCCTTGCGGACCGCGCGCAGACGACCGTGGTTGTCCAGCTGACCGGTGGCCGACTGGAACCGGAGGTTGAACAGCTCCTCCTTGGCCTTGCGGAGCTCATCGACCAGGCGCTCCTCGTCGAGACCACGCAGGTTCTCCGACGTCAGGTCCTTCGAACCGACTGCCATCAGATGTCACCACCCTCACGCCGAACGAAGCGGCACTTCATGGGGAGCTTGTGCATTGCCAGACGCATGGCCTCGCGGGCAACCTCTTCGGTGACGCCCGAGATCTCGAACATCACCCGGCCCGGCTTGACGTTGGCGATCCACCACTCGGGGGAACCCTTACCGGAACCCATGCGGGTCTCGGCGGGCTTCTTGGTCAGCGGACGGTCGGGGTAGATGTTGATCCACACCTTTCCGCCACGCTTCATGTACCGGGTCATCGCGATACGCGCGGACTCGATCTGGCGGTTGGTGACGTAGGCGGGCTCGAGAGCCTGGATGCCGAAGTCGCCGAACGCGATCTTGGTGCCGCCCTTGGCAGCGCCGGAACGACCCGGGTGGTGCTGCTTGCGGTGCTTGACTCGACGGGGAATCAACATGCTCAGGACTCTCCCTCTGAGCTGGACGGGGCGCTGGCGGCAGCGGCCGGAGCCGCCGACTCGACAGCGGTGGACTCGGGCGCGGTCTCCGGACGCTCGCGACGGGCACGGGCGGGGCGGTCGGCGCCCTCGCGACGGGGACCACGGCTCGGGCGCGGCGCGGCAGCCTGCTGCTGGGCCAGCTCGCGGGCCGTGACGTCGCCCTTGTAGATCCACA includes these proteins:
- the rplO gene encoding 50S ribosomal protein L15; translated protein: MADKKATKAAAASAGEGTALKLHHLRPAPGAKTAKTRVGRGEGSKGKTAGRGTKGTKARYQVAERFEGGAMPLHMRLPKLRGFKNPFKVEYQVVNLDKLSSLFPEGGDVTVADLVAKGAVRDNAPVKVLGTGEITVKVTVTADKFSASAKEKIEAAGGSVTSA
- the rpmD gene encoding 50S ribosomal protein L30, which translates into the protein MARLKVTQTRSEIGGKQNQRDTLRSLGLKRIGDVVVKEDRPEIRGMVKTVTHLVAVEEVD
- the rpsE gene encoding 30S ribosomal protein S5, which gives rise to MPGPQRRGTGPVGGGDARSGGDRNDRRGGRDNRREGGRDQAEKSAYVERVVTINRVAKVVKGGRRFSFTALVVVGDGDGTVGVGYGKAKEVPAAIAKGVEEAKKEFFKVPRIQGTIPHPVQGEAAAGVVMLRPAAPGTGVIAGGPVRAVLECAGIHDVLSKSLGSDNAINIVHATVAALKGLERPEAVAARRGLPVDRVAPAAMLRAQAAGREAAREAAKAGA
- the rplR gene encoding 50S ribosomal protein L18, whose amino-acid sequence is MAMIIKRAKGKSAARGRRHLRLRKKVAGTTARPRLVVSRSSRHVFVQIVDDTIGKTVASASTMEADLRSFEGDKTAKARKVGELLAERAKSAGVEAVVFDRGGNKYHGRIAAIAEGAREGGLAL
- the rplF gene encoding 50S ribosomal protein L6 produces the protein MSRIGRLPVAIPSGVDITIDGQAVTVKGPKGELSHVVAEPITVAQGDGALEVKRPNDERQSRALHGLTRSLINNMVLGVTEGYEKKMEIHGTGYRVANKDGNLEFALGYSHSITVQAPEGISFAVENPTRFAVQGIDKQLVGEVAANIRKLRKPDPYKGKGVRYAGEQIRRKVGKAGK
- the rpsH gene encoding 30S ribosomal protein S8, which gives rise to MTMTDPIADMLTRVRNANSAHHDAVSMPFSKLKSHIAEILQAEGYIAGWTVEDAEVGKTLTVELKYGPNRERSIAGVRRVSKPGLRVYAKSTNLPKVLGGLGVAILSTSSGLLTDRQAKAKGVGGEVLAYVW
- a CDS encoding type Z 30S ribosomal protein S14, with product MAKTALVNKANKKPKFKVRGYTRCQRCGRPHSVYRKFGLCRICVREMAHRGELPGVTKSSW
- the rplE gene encoding 50S ribosomal protein L5, with product MTETATVTSTPRLKTRYADEIKGQLLEQFGYENVMQVPGVVKVVVNMGVGDAAKDAKLIEGAIRDLSAITGQKPLVTKARKSIAQFKLREGMPIGAHTTLRGDRMWEFLDRLVSVALPRIRDFRGLSPKQFDGKGNYTFGLTEQSMFHEIDQDRIDRVRGMDITVVTTATNDDEGRALLKALGFPFKEN
- the rplX gene encoding 50S ribosomal protein L24, whose translation is MAAKKMKIKKGDLVQVLTGKDKAKQGKVIAVYTETERVLVEGVNRVTRHTKAGQTARGSRTGGLVVQEAAIHVSNVAIVDPSDKKPTRVKTRVETVERNGREKTTRTRVAVRSGKDL
- the rplN gene encoding 50S ribosomal protein L14 — translated: MIQQESRLRVADNTGAKEILCIRVLGGSGRRYAGIGDVIVAAVKDAIPGGNVKKGDVVKAVIVRTTKERRRPDGSYIKFDENAAVILKGDGDPRGTRIFGPVGRELREKKFMKIISLAPEVL
- the rpsQ gene encoding 30S ribosomal protein S17 codes for the protein MSKHVKEEAVTAAERNDRKTRQGYVVSDKMDKTVVVEVEDRVKHALYGKVMRRSSKVKAHDEQNAAGIGDRVLIMETRPLSASKRWRVVEILEKAK
- the rpmC gene encoding 50S ribosomal protein L29 → MAVGSKDLTSENLRGLDEERLVDELRKAKEELFNLRFQSATGQLDNHGRLRAVRKDIARIYTELRERELGIGGTTTSTEKSA
- the rplP gene encoding 50S ribosomal protein L16; this encodes MLIPRRVKHRKQHHPGRSGAAKGGTKIAFGDFGIQALEPAYVTNRQIESARIAMTRYMKRGGKVWINIYPDRPLTKKPAETRMGSGKGSPEWWIANVKPGRVMFEISGVTEEVAREAMRLAMHKLPMKCRFVRREGGDI